ctCGCGAGTATAGCTCTTTCACGGTCACTAGTAATTATTTCCtctaatagaaaaaattcacGGGTAAGCGCCATAAGCCATTTGCGCAATACATGCCAATgtttaaaatcttaaaaataacCAGCGAATAATACcgaaagataaaaagagagaaaagaaactgggCTATATCTGCCTTGTAGTATAATAACCTTGCAGTCTGTACCCCCAAAGCTGTTCCGCGCGCCGTCAAGGTTTTGACGTTTTCTCTATTGGCGTTTGAAAACGAGGCGCGACTTGGCGAAACCCAACAGACAACCGATTTTATATGCTCCGTGATATCAGACGTAACTGGTTCGCTTTCAATCGATCATGCGCCAAACGCTTTGTTTATTGGTAAAgtatcaacattttttaaaagtctctTTAAAGATGTCATTTTAACAATGAATggtattccttttttaaatgtgcaACAGCTGATGGGGGCGATAGCGCTCACGTCGCATCTTGGAGAAAGTGACGCAATTGCTATCGGATCTGAGgtaaaaccaaatcaaacgGTGTCGACCGCTAATGAAACCATTGCAGTGCCAACAAGTGTTGGACTAAACGGCACGATTCAATTCACTATTACCAACAATGGAACCGGAGCAAAAACCCAAAGAGAAATTGCGATCGGAGACGAAATTACGCAATTGTTTTTTGGAGAAGCTAAAGCTGATTCCGTCGGTAAGGATTCCAACAGTGGACCCGGGGTAATGGTAACCCAATTGGAAACGATTAGTGAACAGGTTCCAGTCGTTCCAGTTCAGCAAGACGAAAATGTCGGCACAGCTTTCGATTCCTTGGCGGTCCCCATCGACAGCCAACCACCGACCATCGACAGCATTGCCATCGGAGCTGGAGAATTAGGAATCCAGCAGACGGTACAACAAGTTGATGAACTCATAACTCAAGTCGAGCAAGAGACAAACAATTTCGGTGGACCTGTTATTGGTGCGGGGGATTCGTTTACCGCCAGTGAAACGGACAAATTACAACCTCCAACGGAAATGGTCGATagtaaaatttttcaagtcgAGCAAGAGACAATTAATGGAGGAGCTGTTCCATCCGTGACCGCAGCAGACATCGTTACGAGTAATACCGGTACCGCCGGAGACggatttcaaattaatttggCGGGAGTACAAGAGATGGGCGAAACGCCCATCGTCGGTGTAGTCGATCAAATGACAACccaaattccaattttctgGCCTTCTGGAGATGAGCCCGgtgaattaaaaatagaacACACAATCAACCCGAACACCGAGGAGAGTGTCGATAAAATGCAGACCAGCGTCAACTTCTCAGGAGCGGCCAAACAAATTCCGATTTtcattaattcaaaaataaaacacgccGTTTTCAATATTCACGTTCAGCCGTCACCACCGACAAGTCCAGCAGTTCACAGAATCGTCAAGAAACCTGAGGACTATTCACTGGACATTGAAATTGGCGTACCAGCGATTCAACCCCCAACGGAGATGCCGAATTTCCCTCAAGTGGCTCAGGTTAAAGAAATCG
The sequence above is a segment of the Daphnia pulex isolate KAP4 chromosome 11, ASM2113471v1 genome. Coding sequences within it:
- the LOC124207468 gene encoding uncharacterized protein LOC124207468; protein product: MRQTLCLLLMGAIALTSHLGESDAIAIGSEVKPNQTVSTANETIAVPTSVGLNGTIQFTITNNGTGAKTQREIAIGDEITQLFFGEAKADSVGKDSNSGPGVMVTQLETISEQVPVVPVQQDENVGTAFDSLAVPIDSQPPTIDSIAIGAGELGIQQTVQQVDELITQVEQETNNFGGPVIGAGDSFTASETDKLQPPTEMVDSKIFQVEQETINGGAVPSVTAADIVTSNTGTAGDGFQINLAGVQEMGETPIVGVVDQMTTQIPIFWPSGDEPGELKIEHTINPNTEESVDKMQTSVNFSGAAKQIPIFINSKIKHAVFNIHVQPSPPTSPAVHRIVKKPEDYSLDIEIGVPAIQPPTEMPNFPQVAQVKEIDLELPDLIAIPSGSTESPVYQVPSDAQVNSFDIDKIILGEINQTPTTPADTFTIDTAQIGDQLLLVQPAEIPNVVTDDRTMRSALASLSIVPNPAQQINDGRLPSPPVVNSKHIDDAVDDNISLEIIGFIPRNQLPINNQTVAETRRPILVKFDDVSAEELGRFNGSQAIFLSRPSSVKVSSHGENRQNGPMVVQSVRIDPVQPTNTINGDDNSGEIDVDVSVEKADIRTSNLSRHSDEQDDDMSLEVDFNVLPQIKRILRRQFQKKPKNPKMVFFHHHSDEQDDDAFELNNILANPVFQRKLQEMDERLKSAPEARGKRLMEKYAEALAMSASSAAAATINFSLYFPLLIACLLVKWSF